A region of the Muricauda sp. MAR_2010_75 genome:
CAATATACGCACAACTTCTTTGGTCTTGAATTTTTCATTGGTATCGCGCACCACACTGAGGAGTTTCACCACCTCGTCCTTGGCCTCTTCTTTGGGCTTGGGATTTCGGGCATTATCATCCATATCCGCACCTTCGCCATTGACTTCGTCAAATTCTTCCCCAAAATAATGGAGAATGAATTTTCTTCGGGATATGGAAGTTTCGGCATACGCCACAATTTCCTGCAACAGTGCATTTCCAATTTCTTGTTCGGCCACAGGTTTACCGGACATGAACTTTTCAAGCTTTTCCACATCTTTATAGGCATAGAAGGCCAAACAATGTCCCTCACCACCGTCTCTTCCAGCGCGACCTGTTTCTTGATAATAGCTTTCGATACTTTTGGGAATATCATGATGGATGACAAAGCGAACATCGGGTTTATCAATACCCATTCCAAATGCAATGGTTGCAACCACTACATCCACTTCCTCCATCAAGAACATGTCCTGATATTTTGATCGGGTCTTGGCATCGAACCCGGCATGGTACGGCACCGCACTGACCCCATTGACCTGAAGTACCTGGGCCAATTCCTCTACCCGCTTACGGCTTAAACAATAAATGATCCCTGATTTACCTTGGTTTTGCTTTACAAACCGGATAATATCTGCATCAACATTTTGTGTTTTGGGTCGAACCTCGTAAAACAAATTGGGCCTGTTGAAGGACGCCTTAAACACCTTGGCATCCGTCATTCCCAAGTTCTTGATGATATCTTCCTGCACTTTTGGGGTCGCCGTAGCCGTTAGGCCAATAATGGGAATGTCATCACCCAGCCTGTTGATAATTCCTTTAAGGTTTCGGTATTCCGGCCTAAAATCATGTCCCCATTCCGAGATACAGTGCGCTTCGTCCACAGCTACAAAGGAAAGCGTCACATTCCGTAAAAACTCCACATTCTCTTCTTTGGTGAGGGATTCAGGTGCCACATACAACAGTTTTGTGACACCATTGGAGACATCTTCCTTTACCTGTTTAATCTCAGTCTTGGTAAGGGAAGAATTCAACACATGGGCAATCCCTGTCTGTTCGGATATGCCCCGAATGGCATCCACCTGGTTTTTCATCAAAGCGATCAAAGGTGAGACCACGATGGCCGTACCTTCCTTCATAATGGCCGGGAGTTGGTAGCAAAGTGATTTTCCACCTCCCGTGGGCATTATCACAAATGTATCTTTATTTTCAAGAATGTTCTGTATTACTTTTTCCTGTAGCCCTTTAAACTTTGAGAAACCAAAATATTTTTTCAGGGAAGCGTGTAAGTCAGTATCCGTTAGGCTCATTTCCGCATTTTTCAATTTATTGCAAGCAACCTAAAAAAGGTGTTGAAGCTTTTATTTTTCACATCGAACAAAAGTAGGAAGTATTCTATCTTCCATAATGGTACATAAAAGATAGTTTGATTAGTTTTGTAATCTTAAATATAACACATTCTTTTAGGAATACAATTAGATAATCTTAATATTACCTTGAACGACGCTAAGTCTATTTTATCCATCGCCAAAAGAACCCTTGAGACAGAGAGCAAGGCTATCTTTAACTTGATTGACCAACTTGATGACCAATTTGCCCATGCGGTACAATATATATTGAAATCCAAGGGACGGGTTGTGGTCTCGGGCGTTGGCAAAAGTGCCATTGTGGCTTCCAAAATTGTGGCAACACTCAATTCCACGGGTACCCCAGCCTCTTTTATGCATGCTGCGGACGCCATTCATGGCGATTTGGGAACCATTCAGGAAAACGATGTGGTGGTTTGCCTCTCCAAAAGCGGTAACACTCCGGAGATCAAAGCTTTGCTTCCACTCATAAAAATTGCCAAGAACAAATTAATAGGCATAACCGGAAACATGGATTCCATTTTGGCCAAGCAGGCCGATTTTGTCTTGAGCACCTACGTGGAAAAAGAGGCCTGCCCCAACAATTTGGCCCCTACCACCAGTACTTCGGCACAAATGGCCATGGGCGATGCGCTTGCCATTTGCCTTTTGGAGTTGCGAGGGTTTAGCAGTTCGGATTTTGCCAAATACCATCCTGGTGGAGCATTGGGCAAAAAACTATATTTGCGGGTGGCAGACATTGTGGTAAACAATCAGAAACCACAGGTCGACATCAATTCAAGTGTAAAAGAGGTGATTGTGGAGATTTCTGAAAAAATGCTGGGGGTGACCGCTGTGATGAAGGAAGGAAAGGTTGTCGGTGTGGTTACTGATGGGGACATCCGTAGGATGCTGAGCAAGTATGATAATATTAGCGGATTGACGGCACAGGACATCATGACCTCCAATCCAAAAACAGTAGAGGTGGATACCTTGGCAGTAAAAGCGTTGAAAATGCTCCAAGAAAGTGGAATTTCCCAACTTCTGGCCTTTGAAAATGGCGATTACGCCGGTGTGGTCCATATCCATAACCTTATAAACGAGGGAATCCTATAATGGCAAAAAGAGACAAGAAAAATCCGGATGAAATGTCCTTTTTGGACCATTTGGAGGAACTGCGGTGGCATTTGATCAGATCTACCTTGGCGGTAGTTATTGTAGCCTGTGTGGCGTTTGTGATGAAAGACTTTGTCTTTGGAATCATTTTTGGTCCAAAGAGCATGGATTTCCCCACCTATCGGTTTTTCTGCAATATTGCGACCTCATTTGGCATTGATTCCGAGTTTTGTGGGGATGAACTTCCGTTTACCATTCAAAGTAGATTGATGGCCGGTCAATTCTCCGCACACATCTGGACCTCAATCTGGGCGGGTGTCATCATTGGGTTTCCCTATATTCTCTGGGAAATATGGCGATTTATCAGCCCAGGGCTATATGAAAAGGAACGGAAATATTCCAGAGGTTTCATTTTTACTGCCTCTTTACTGTTTTTCCTTGGGGTTCTTTTTGGCTACTATGTTGTCGCCCCACTGTCCATTAACTTTTTAGGGACGTATCGCGTGTACGATGAGGTACACAATGACATTGACCTAGCCTCATATATAGGAACTGTTCGTGCTGCGGTGATCGCCTGTGGAATTATGTTTGAACTGCCCATCATTATTTTCTTTTTAACGAAAGTGGGACTAGTGACCCCAGAAATTCTCAGGAAATATAGAAAAATTGCATTGGTAGTAGTATTGATTCTTTCCGCCATCATTACCCCACCAGACATCACTAGTCAAATTGTGGTGGCCATCCCTGTCTTGATTTTATATCAAATAAGTATCTACATTTCCAAAATTGTGGTGAAACGAGAGGCTAAAAAAGAAAAAGAAAGGAAAAATGCCAAATCATAAAGTAGACGAGTTCAATGCCTATCGTTCCAAGATGAACGAAAAGCTCTTGGCGGACAACAACAAGCTTATTAAACGAATCTTCAATCTGGACACCAATGCCTATATGGCTGGGTCGCTTGATGTGAAGACCAAAGAACTTTTGGGGTTGGTGGCCTCAGCAGTGCTCCGTTGCGATGACTGTGTAAAATACCACCTGGAAAGCTGCAAAAAAGCTGGAGCCAACAAAGAAGAGGTCATGGAGACCTTGGGCATTGCCACTTTGGTGGGCGGCACCATAGTGGTACCGCACCTGCGCAGAGCCTATGAATTTTGGGAAGCCTTGGAAGAAAACGAAGCTTAAAAAAATGCCAAAGACCCTTTCCTTGAAGGAGAATATGTTTAGTTTTGGCAAATTCCTATGAAGCTACGCGCAGAAAATATCATGAAGGCCTACCGCGGCCGAAAAGTTGTTAAGGGTATATCCCTTGAGGTAAACCAAGGTGAGATTGTAGGGCTTTTGGGTCCAAATGGAGCTGGAAAAACCACCTCGTTCTACATGATTGTGGGACTGATCAAGCCCAATGGGGGCAAAATCTTTCTGGATAGCATGGACATCACCGCTTTCCCCATGTACAAAAGAGCCCAGAACGGTATCGGGTATTTGGCGCAGGAGGCCTCTGTTTTTCGTAAGTTGAGCATTGAGAAAAATATTCTCAGCGTCTTGCAATTGACCAATTTGAGCAAAAAGGAGCAACACATGAAAATGGAATCGCTCATTGATGAATTTGGTCTTGGGCATATCCGCAAAAACCGAGGGGATTTATTATCCGGTGGGGAACGTCGCCGTACCGAAATTGCACGGGCACTTGCCACTGACCCTAAGTTTATTCTGTTGGATGAGCCTTTTGCTGGAGTTGACCCCGTTGCAGTGGAGGATATTCAACGAATTGTGGCCCAATTGAAGAACAAAAACATTGGTATTCTCATTACCGACCACAACGTACAGGAAACCTTGGCCATTACCGAACGCTCCTATTTGATGTTTGAAGGTGGTATCCTTAAAGCAGGTGTCCCTGAAGAATTGGCCGTGGACGAAATGGTCCGTAAAGTGTATTTGGGCCAAAACTTTGAACTTCGTAAAAAGAAACTGGATTTTTAATCTTGGTTTTTTTGGGGCATCAGCAAGGAGGCCAAAATATAAGATAGAATAATCAAGGGTATGGCCAAAAATTTCAAGGTCAAAAGCATCACCAAGCTTCCGATCAAGAACAAATATTTAACCCCATTGTCCTTAAAACTCCAATTATCAAATTTTAGGGCAAAAAGTTCAATCGGAGAATTCAACAAATAAGCACTTACCACAGTCAATCCTATCAAAAACCATTGGTTAAGAATAATGCCACTGAGCACTTCGTTGTTATGGTACAACAGAATTAAAGGAAGCGAAAGAATCAGCAAGGCATTCGCCGGAGTGGGCAATCCCTTAAAGGAAGAAACCTGATTCTCATCCACATTGAATTTGGCCAAACGATAGGCAGATGCCAAGGTAATTACAAATCCAAAAAACGGCATTACGGTCATTTCATCATCATGTCCAAAAAACCCGAGGTTCCACCCTCCGCGCTCGGCCATGTTAAGCAATTGAAACATGATAATGCCTGGCACCAATCCGCTGGTTATCACATCGGCCAAGGAGTCCAACTGCACCCCTACCTCACTTTTCACATCCAGGGCTCGAGCGGCCAATCCATCAAAAAAATCGAAAAAAATGCCAATAAAAACAAAAAGGGCCGCCAATTCCAAATGGTTGAGTACAGCAAAAACAGTGGCCACACAACCACTAAAAACATTAAGGAGGGTTAGCAAATTGGGAATATAGGACTTCATACAGTTCGGTTTCCGTAAAAATAAGGGAAAAAACAAACTGTTGGATTTTGATGTTCGGCCAAGTCGTATTTATTCTGATATTTGCCGTGACAATCTTGAAAATGAAACAACGGTTTTTCTTTTTTTCACTGCTGCTCTTGGTTGGGTTCAAGCTATTTTCGCAAGCGCCCCAACTCTCTGAGAAGTCCCAAATAAGCTTGCTCACTTGCGCAGCCGGGGATGAGCTATACTATGCCTTTGGCCATAGTGCGTTCCGTGTTCAGGATCCTGTTTTGGGCATTGATGTGGTCTATAACTATGGTACTTTTGATTTCAATCAGCCCAATTTCTATCTCAATTTTGTAAAGGGAAGGATGATTTATTCCCTATCCAGGCGAAGCTTCGAAGCCTTCCTGTATGAATATGAACTGGAAAAAAGATGGGTCAAAGAACAGATTTTAGACCTTACTTTGGAGGAAAGAAACCAACTGCTCGCTTTTTTTGAGGAAAATTACATGCCTCAAAACCGAGACTACCTGTATGACCCACTTTTAAACAATTGCTCAAGTATTACCGGAAAGATTTTAAAAGAGCAATTTGGCGATGCCATTGAATTTGATGGCTCCTATTTGGAAGAGCGTTATAGTTTTAGGCAGTTGGTACGGCAATTTTTGGACACCAATTCGTGGTCCATGTTTGGTATCGACCTTGCTTTTGGTTCTAGAGTGGATAGAACGGCAACCGTTCAGGAACACATGTTCCTGCCCTATTATGCCATGATCCAAGTACGCCATACTACCAAAGACGGGAAACCCCTTTTGAAACGAGAGCGAACCATCTTGGATTATACTGAACATGAAGGACAGAACTTTTTCCCGCTCACACCGCTATTTTGGTTTATTTTGTTGTTGGTGTTCACGGGTATTGTTACGTATCTTGATCACCAGCACAAGGCCAGAAGCCGTTGGTTGGACTTTTCCTTGTTCCTCATAACAGGTTTAATCGGAATATTTTTATTTTTCCTGTGGTTTGCCACCGACCATACCTCCACCCCAAATAACTTCAACATTCTATGGGCTTTTCCGCTTAATGCCATTGTAGCCTTTATTTTGGTATTTGAGGACAAACTACCCGAGTGGTCCTCTAAATATATGTACGCAATGCTGGGACTCATGGGACTTATGTTGGTGCTTTGGATATTCCACGTACAGATTTTTTCACCCGTTTTGATTCCCTTACTTTTGACCTTGGCTATCCGATATGGTTATCTTATTCGATATTCCAAACTTTAGGATCGGCTTATAATCCATACCCATGAACTTACTTACGGTAGAGAACATATCTAAATCTTATGGGGAATTGGTCCTATTTTCCGGTATTTCCTTCGGAATAAACAAGGACCAAAAGATTGCATTGATTGCCAAAAATGGGAGTGGAAAGACCTCCATTCTTAATATCATGTCTGGCAAGGATACTTCAGAAACTGGCCAGGTAACTGTTAGAAAGGATACCAAGGTTGCATTTTTGGAACAAGAACCCAACCTGAACCCCAACTTGACCATTGAAGAGACCATTTTTACCACAGACAATGAAATCTTAAAGGTCATTGCTGCCTATGAAAAGGCTATGGAAAATCCTGAGGACACTGCTCGTTACCAAAAAGCCTTTGAGGCCATGGAACGGCACAATGCGTGGGATTTTGAGACCCAATACAAGCAAATTCTGTTCAAATTGCAATTAACAAAGCTGGATGCTAAGGTAAATACCCTTTCAGGAGGACAAAAAAAGCGTCTGGCCTTGGCCAATGTTTTGCTCAACAAACCCGATTTGCTCATTATGGATGAGCCCACCAACCATTTGGATTTAGAAATGATCGAGTGGCTTGAGGCGTATTTCTCCAAGGAGAACATTACCCTTTTTATGGTGACACACGACCGTTATTTTCTGGACCGGGTCTGCAATGAAATCATAGAACTGGACAACAACGAACTTTATACATATAAAGGGAACTATTCGTATTATTTGCAGGAGAAAGATGCCCGAATGGAGCGCGAAGCTGTGGAGCAACACAAATCCAAACAGTTATACAAAAAGGAACTGGATTGGATGCGAAGGCAGCCCAAGGCACGTACCACCAAATCCAAATCCCGAATTGACGATTTCTCTGAAATCAAAAAAAGGGCGCACCAACGAAGAAAGGAACATGAAGTGGAACTGGAGCTGAACATGGAGCGTTTGGGGAGCAAAATTTTGGAGCTCCACAACGTTTCCAAATCCTACGATGACAAAGTCATTCTCAACAAGTTCGATTATAACTTCAACAAAGGGGAACGCGTTGGTATCATTGGAAAAAATGGCACGGGAAAATCCACTTTTTTGAATATCCTCACCCAGCAAGAATCCGTTGATGGCGGAAAGGTGGTGGTGGGCGACACCCTAAAGTTTGGCTACTACACCCAAAAGGGAATTGTGGTCAAGCAAGGCCAAAAGGTTATTGATGTCATCCGCGAGTTTGGAGATTACATTCCTTTAAAAAAAGGCCGACAGATTTCGGCCCAACAACTATTGGAACGGTTTCTCTTTGACCGGAAAAAGCAGTACGACTTTGTTGAAAAACTCAGTGGGGGGGAACGAAAACGACTCTACCTCTGCACCGTTCTCATTCAAAACCCCAATTTTTTAATTCTAGATGAGCCCACCAACGATTTGGA
Encoded here:
- a CDS encoding ATP-dependent DNA helicase RecQ, with amino-acid sequence MSLTDTDLHASLKKYFGFSKFKGLQEKVIQNILENKDTFVIMPTGGGKSLCYQLPAIMKEGTAIVVSPLIALMKNQVDAIRGISEQTGIAHVLNSSLTKTEIKQVKEDVSNGVTKLLYVAPESLTKEENVEFLRNVTLSFVAVDEAHCISEWGHDFRPEYRNLKGIINRLGDDIPIIGLTATATPKVQEDIIKNLGMTDAKVFKASFNRPNLFYEVRPKTQNVDADIIRFVKQNQGKSGIIYCLSRKRVEELAQVLQVNGVSAVPYHAGFDAKTRSKYQDMFLMEEVDVVVATIAFGMGIDKPDVRFVIHHDIPKSIESYYQETGRAGRDGGEGHCLAFYAYKDVEKLEKFMSGKPVAEQEIGNALLQEIVAYAETSISRRKFILHYFGEEFDEVNGEGADMDDNARNPKPKEEAKDEVVKLLSVVRDTNEKFKTKEVVRILVGKTNAMISSHKTDEKEFFGIGADKDKMYWMALTRQVLVAGLLKKEIERYGILHLTKAGGDFLNKPESFQMTKDHQYNEEGNDAVVTAGKSGGAVADENLLKLLKDLRKREAQKMEVPPFVVFQDPSLEDMSLKYPITMDELLNIQGVGEGKAKKYGKPFISLIAKYVDENDIIRPDDLVVKSTGANSALKLYVIQSVDRKLPLDDIASAKGLELPELIKEMEQIVFSGTKLNIGYWIDEILDEDQQEEIHDYFLEADTDSISDAVEEFEGDYEDEELRLYRLKFISEVAN
- a CDS encoding SIS domain-containing protein; translated protein: MNDAKSILSIAKRTLETESKAIFNLIDQLDDQFAHAVQYILKSKGRVVVSGVGKSAIVASKIVATLNSTGTPASFMHAADAIHGDLGTIQENDVVVCLSKSGNTPEIKALLPLIKIAKNKLIGITGNMDSILAKQADFVLSTYVEKEACPNNLAPTTSTSAQMAMGDALAICLLELRGFSSSDFAKYHPGGALGKKLYLRVADIVVNNQKPQVDINSSVKEVIVEISEKMLGVTAVMKEGKVVGVVTDGDIRRMLSKYDNISGLTAQDIMTSNPKTVEVDTLAVKALKMLQESGISQLLAFENGDYAGVVHIHNLINEGIL
- the tatC gene encoding twin-arginine translocase subunit TatC, producing the protein MAKRDKKNPDEMSFLDHLEELRWHLIRSTLAVVIVACVAFVMKDFVFGIIFGPKSMDFPTYRFFCNIATSFGIDSEFCGDELPFTIQSRLMAGQFSAHIWTSIWAGVIIGFPYILWEIWRFISPGLYEKERKYSRGFIFTASLLFFLGVLFGYYVVAPLSINFLGTYRVYDEVHNDIDLASYIGTVRAAVIACGIMFELPIIIFFLTKVGLVTPEILRKYRKIALVVVLILSAIITPPDITSQIVVAIPVLILYQISIYISKIVVKREAKKEKERKNAKS
- a CDS encoding carboxymuconolactone decarboxylase family protein; translation: MPNHKVDEFNAYRSKMNEKLLADNNKLIKRIFNLDTNAYMAGSLDVKTKELLGLVASAVLRCDDCVKYHLESCKKAGANKEEVMETLGIATLVGGTIVVPHLRRAYEFWEALEENEA
- the lptB gene encoding LPS export ABC transporter ATP-binding protein, which translates into the protein MKLRAENIMKAYRGRKVVKGISLEVNQGEIVGLLGPNGAGKTTSFYMIVGLIKPNGGKIFLDSMDITAFPMYKRAQNGIGYLAQEASVFRKLSIEKNILSVLQLTNLSKKEQHMKMESLIDEFGLGHIRKNRGDLLSGGERRRTEIARALATDPKFILLDEPFAGVDPVAVEDIQRIVAQLKNKNIGILITDHNVQETLAITERSYLMFEGGILKAGVPEELAVDEMVRKVYLGQNFELRKKKLDF
- a CDS encoding phosphatidylcholine/phosphatidylserine synthase, yielding MKSYIPNLLTLLNVFSGCVATVFAVLNHLELAALFVFIGIFFDFFDGLAARALDVKSEVGVQLDSLADVITSGLVPGIIMFQLLNMAERGGWNLGFFGHDDEMTVMPFFGFVITLASAYRLAKFNVDENQVSSFKGLPTPANALLILSLPLILLYHNNEVLSGIILNQWFLIGLTVVSAYLLNSPIELFALKFDNWSFKDNGVKYLFLIGSLVMLLTLKFLAIPLIILSYILASLLMPQKNQD
- a CDS encoding DUF4105 domain-containing protein; amino-acid sequence: MKQRFFFFSLLLLVGFKLFSQAPQLSEKSQISLLTCAAGDELYYAFGHSAFRVQDPVLGIDVVYNYGTFDFNQPNFYLNFVKGRMIYSLSRRSFEAFLYEYELEKRWVKEQILDLTLEERNQLLAFFEENYMPQNRDYLYDPLLNNCSSITGKILKEQFGDAIEFDGSYLEERYSFRQLVRQFLDTNSWSMFGIDLAFGSRVDRTATVQEHMFLPYYAMIQVRHTTKDGKPLLKRERTILDYTEHEGQNFFPLTPLFWFILLLVFTGIVTYLDHQHKARSRWLDFSLFLITGLIGIFLFFLWFATDHTSTPNNFNILWAFPLNAIVAFILVFEDKLPEWSSKYMYAMLGLMGLMLVLWIFHVQIFSPVLIPLLLTLAIRYGYLIRYSKL
- a CDS encoding ABC-F family ATP-binding cassette domain-containing protein — its product is MNLLTVENISKSYGELVLFSGISFGINKDQKIALIAKNGSGKTSILNIMSGKDTSETGQVTVRKDTKVAFLEQEPNLNPNLTIEETIFTTDNEILKVIAAYEKAMENPEDTARYQKAFEAMERHNAWDFETQYKQILFKLQLTKLDAKVNTLSGGQKKRLALANVLLNKPDLLIMDEPTNHLDLEMIEWLEAYFSKENITLFMVTHDRYFLDRVCNEIIELDNNELYTYKGNYSYYLQEKDARMEREAVEQHKSKQLYKKELDWMRRQPKARTTKSKSRIDDFSEIKKRAHQRRKEHEVELELNMERLGSKILELHNVSKSYDDKVILNKFDYNFNKGERVGIIGKNGTGKSTFLNILTQQESVDGGKVVVGDTLKFGYYTQKGIVVKQGQKVIDVIREFGDYIPLKKGRQISAQQLLERFLFDRKKQYDFVEKLSGGERKRLYLCTVLIQNPNFLILDEPTNDLDIVTLNVLESFLLDFPGCLIVVSHDRYFMDKIVDHLFVFKGDGVIEDFPGNYTDYRVYENSKVIEERENKTSSSEKTENKWRDTSGGKLSYSEQKEYKQLEKDIQKLEEQKEVLQNKFSNPELSGDEIDQLSIELKEVSDAIEEKTERWFELSAILEE